The following coding sequences are from one Acidobacteriota bacterium window:
- the lpxB gene encoding lipid-A-disaccharide synthase has translation MHKGTRKFLIVAGEASGDKHAARVVQELKVFFPTADFFGAAGPKMREVGVLDVVRSDDFGIIGLPEVAKALPMFLRARRDLLNSAKAERPDVAILVDFPEFNLKLARSLKKQGIQVVYYISPQIWAWRAYRIRSIRRYVDLLLTILPFEKDWYAERRIHHVEYVGNPLAREVNATEEKAEFCRRHGFEASRPIIALLPGSRHKEIVRILPELLRTAARLRVEDASLQFVIAFAYAKHRGELDAALATLDEDERARLREIRAVFGETYNALNAADAAAVTSGTATLETGIIGTPLVIVYKSTSLNYRLLRPLIRVEHFGLINLIAERRIATELIQNDLTPAKLSAELFRLLEPETNKRTREELKTATDKLGHGGASKRAAVAIQKLLAR, from the coding sequence ATGCACAAAGGAACACGAAAGTTCTTGATCGTCGCCGGCGAGGCCTCGGGCGACAAGCACGCGGCCCGTGTAGTTCAAGAGCTGAAGGTCTTCTTTCCCACAGCGGATTTCTTTGGTGCGGCGGGGCCAAAAATGAGGGAAGTCGGGGTTCTAGATGTTGTTCGATCGGATGATTTCGGAATAATTGGGCTTCCGGAGGTCGCGAAGGCACTGCCCATGTTTCTACGGGCACGCCGCGATCTGTTGAATTCTGCAAAGGCCGAGCGGCCCGACGTCGCAATTCTCGTTGACTTTCCCGAGTTCAACCTCAAGCTTGCAAGGTCGCTCAAGAAGCAAGGTATCCAGGTTGTCTACTACATCTCGCCGCAGATCTGGGCATGGCGTGCTTATCGGATCCGGTCGATCCGCCGTTACGTTGATCTCCTCCTGACGATATTGCCATTTGAGAAAGATTGGTACGCCGAGCGCAGGATCCATCATGTTGAATATGTGGGAAATCCGCTTGCCCGCGAGGTCAATGCAACCGAAGAAAAAGCTGAGTTTTGTCGGCGCCACGGGTTTGAGGCCTCGCGGCCGATCATCGCTCTTTTGCCCGGTAGCCGGCACAAGGAGATAGTCCGCATTTTGCCCGAGCTTCTCCGAACGGCCGCTCGGTTGCGGGTGGAAGATGCGAGCCTTCAGTTCGTTATCGCGTTCGCTTACGCGAAACACCGCGGCGAATTGGACGCAGCACTTGCGACGCTCGACGAGGATGAACGAGCTCGCCTGCGGGAAATACGAGCGGTTTTCGGTGAGACGTACAACGCATTGAATGCGGCGGATGCGGCGGCGGTGACGAGCGGTACCGCAACGCTTGAGACCGGCATCATCGGCACGCCGTTGGTCATCGTATACAAATCAACGTCCTTGAACTACAGGCTTCTCCGCCCGCTTATACGGGTCGAGCACTTTGGGCTGATAAATCTGATAGCCGAGCGAAGGATCGCCACGGAGCTTATTCAGAACGACCTTACGCCTGCGAAACTCTCCGCAGAATTGTTTCGTTTGCTCGAGCCCGAGACTAATAAAAGAACACGGGAAGAACTCAAAACTGCCACAGATAAACTTGGCCACGGCGGAGCTTCAAAGCGGGCCGCCGTGGCCATTCAGAAACTGCTTGCACGGTAA
- a CDS encoding LPS-assembly protein LptD, translating into MVKRLCFGVVVLVLAAAGFGQQTNPVERQVANPITDTPNINPVSEERSVVAPKKKPSFEPEGGDGEVVVYSNRQTVEGAEGKRVIVHEGNVDVRYGIYRMQADKITIYEADNRMEATGSVVFDQGDDQRITGSRGVWNYRTKLGVFEESTGFTNQTNDGSVIFFTADRVERVSLNEVVVTKGKFTACDEAVPTWSFTADEARIRPNDRIKLKNAKFRLSDVPVLPVPFASIPIKQRDRASGFLTPTIGYSRNKGARLSGAYYQTLGRSADATLRADVYTGRGVGYGLDVRTRANSRSYFNFGFYAVKDRIFGPAESAENPDQGGTLLYAEGVQYFPNGFTAAADVRLTSNLDFRQVFSDGIQQIISPIEVSQVFVNKSWNNYTLNLLARSQEISIPNVQIKTRNLPSVNFEKRPSQVSFLKPLYFSFKTSVEGVSRREEAENLALYQQTTGSNPVNSPAIGQRLDIYPQVTLPISTKYINFTATAATRVTYYSNSFNDMRRVVGRDVIRKLGEFEFDIRPVALARNFYGKSGTFRFRHVIEPFATYRYIKGVDNFKRIIRFDAMDTITDTNEVEFGVTNRFYTRKYSEAVTGDAQRLLRDAGVGAQDAESSQPYEIASLTIRGKYFFDKTFGGALDTGRRNQIAPITSLTFYTFGGVPRRFSPINIDFTYRPQRTIFVATRADIGTYGDGLRAVSATVGYDTPLVKFFQTFYYTRAVTLVPSLSQYANEAGKEPGTRRGSQWSPSVFLGDRNKGLYGGASVFFDFENRRATKLSPLISSLYTLGYSGNCCGVAIQYFNFNVGARNENRIVFSFRLNGIGAFGTEQFGQGLR; encoded by the coding sequence ATGGTGAAACGCCTTTGTTTTGGTGTGGTGGTGCTTGTGCTTGCGGCGGCGGGGTTTGGGCAGCAGACCAATCCGGTCGAGCGGCAGGTCGCGAATCCGATCACGGACACGCCGAACATCAATCCCGTTTCAGAAGAGCGGAGCGTCGTTGCTCCGAAAAAGAAGCCGAGCTTTGAGCCCGAGGGCGGCGACGGCGAGGTGGTCGTTTATTCGAACCGGCAGACGGTCGAGGGCGCGGAAGGCAAGCGTGTTATCGTGCACGAAGGGAATGTGGACGTCCGCTACGGCATCTACCGGATGCAGGCGGACAAGATCACGATCTACGAGGCCGACAACCGGATGGAGGCGACGGGCAGCGTCGTTTTTGACCAGGGCGACGACCAGCGGATAACGGGCTCACGCGGCGTTTGGAACTATCGGACGAAGCTCGGTGTTTTTGAGGAATCGACCGGGTTTACGAATCAGACAAACGACGGCAGCGTGATCTTTTTTACGGCCGACCGCGTCGAGCGCGTCTCGCTCAACGAGGTGGTCGTCACCAAAGGCAAGTTCACCGCCTGCGACGAGGCGGTGCCGACGTGGTCCTTTACCGCCGACGAGGCACGCATCCGGCCGAACGACCGGATCAAGCTCAAGAATGCGAAGTTTCGGCTGAGCGATGTGCCGGTGCTTCCGGTGCCTTTCGCTTCGATCCCGATAAAACAACGCGACCGGGCGAGCGGCTTTCTGACGCCGACCATCGGCTACTCGCGGAACAAGGGAGCGAGGCTTTCGGGTGCCTATTATCAAACGCTCGGGCGAAGCGCGGATGCGACGCTGCGGGCAGATGTTTACACCGGACGCGGCGTCGGCTACGGGCTCGATGTAAGGACGCGGGCGAACTCGCGGTCATACTTCAACTTTGGTTTCTACGCCGTCAAGGATCGCATCTTCGGCCCGGCGGAAAGCGCGGAAAATCCGGACCAGGGCGGCACGCTGCTTTATGCCGAGGGCGTGCAGTATTTCCCGAATGGCTTTACGGCCGCAGCGGACGTGCGGCTCACCTCGAACCTCGATTTTCGGCAGGTCTTCTCGGATGGCATCCAGCAGATAATCTCGCCGATCGAGGTCTCGCAGGTGTTCGTCAATAAGAGCTGGAACAACTATACGCTCAATCTGCTCGCCCGCTCGCAGGAGATCTCGATCCCGAACGTGCAGATAAAAACGCGAAACCTGCCGAGCGTAAACTTTGAAAAGCGGCCCTCGCAGGTCTCATTCCTCAAGCCGCTTTACTTCTCTTTCAAGACGAGCGTCGAGGGCGTTTCGCGGCGAGAGGAGGCTGAGAATCTCGCGCTTTACCAGCAAACGACGGGCAGCAATCCGGTCAACTCACCGGCCATCGGCCAGCGGCTTGATATCTATCCGCAGGTGACGCTCCCGATCAGCACAAAATACATTAACTTCACCGCGACGGCGGCGACGCGGGTCACGTATTACTCGAACTCATTCAACGATATGCGGCGGGTCGTCGGCCGCGACGTTATCCGCAAGCTCGGGGAATTCGAATTCGACATCCGGCCGGTCGCTCTCGCCCGGAACTTTTATGGCAAGTCGGGCACGTTCCGCTTTCGCCACGTCATCGAACCCTTCGCGACCTATCGCTATATAAAGGGCGTCGATAATTTCAAGCGGATAATCCGCTTTGACGCGATGGACACGATCACGGATACGAACGAGGTCGAGTTTGGTGTGACGAACCGGTTCTATACGCGAAAATATTCCGAGGCCGTAACCGGCGACGCCCAGCGTCTGCTCCGCGATGCGGGAGTGGGTGCGCAGGATGCCGAAAGTTCGCAGCCCTATGAGATCGCGAGCCTGACGATCCGCGGAAAGTATTTTTTCGATAAGACCTTTGGCGGTGCGCTCGACACAGGCCGTCGGAACCAGATCGCCCCGATCACATCGCTGACATTTTACACGTTCGGCGGCGTGCCGCGGCGATTTTCGCCGATCAATATCGACTTCACCTACCGGCCGCAGCGGACGATCTTTGTCGCAACGCGTGCGGACATCGGCACATATGGCGACGGGCTCCGGGCGGTCTCGGCGACCGTCGGGTACGACACTCCGCTCGTCAAATTCTTTCAGACTTTCTATTACACTCGGGCGGTGACGCTCGTCCCGTCGCTCTCGCAATACGCGAATGAGGCGGGCAAGGAGCCGGGCACACGACGAGGTTCGCAATGGAGCCCTTCGGTCTTTCTCGGCGACCGCAACAAGGGGCTCTACGGCGGAGCGTCGGTCTTTTTTGATTTTGAGAACCGCCGGGCGACGAAATTGAGCCCGCTGATCAGTTCGCTTTACACGCTCGGCTACTCTGGCAACTGCTGCGGCGTTGCCATCCAGTATTTCAACTTCAACGTCGGAGCACGCAACGAGAACCGGATCGTCTTCAGCTTTCGGCTGAACGGCATCGGGGCATTTGGCACGGAGCAGTTCGGGCAGGGCCTTCGTTAG
- a CDS encoding PD40 domain-containing protein, translated as MKLRVILGILSLSFFAFYSAVSGQVDSVIGQFTNSFAESFAGGISGNGRFIVFESRGNLATVDPRNADGNREIFLYDYAQRQIFQITDTKSVLFNPDLIPSFNNTRVEIVNTRPVISNDGRWIAFSSNATTSTPAEPNATNPGSFDGNSFTTPTATPSPTPTPTASPSPTPTPAFNPLQEDGNLEIWLYEIPAYLPANLRTGEEIPFVDLSTGTFTPVTNTDPSRLPIAGTNTTGPFVADDNHDPSISDNGSIVAFVSTRDLVAGRNSFPDDDNDEIFTYSRSGGGSSNVSGIKTKEGGSPVCVAGVGGTICQITETPRGPIFDPIYNKNVTISGDGARLVFASTGDNPIIGMTGGTNPSTSRNEEIFVSDLAPAGGPGTLKRQVTTTTPTNPGDVVNILDLGRRMSRDGNFVVFDSYADLANEHSGTNQTAFASFLYGVAEDEFRRILPRSSADSEAFGGDVQRYGGFSDYGTDGTAQTLVLQTRMNIKPDGTIPTNADEGLNPVDDRPVQIYRYPINIPATDAIFTRMSKFPISVSFLASTQPIPSNTSDRIAFNLALTELGGGNVDGNSEVYYLYLPEKVGESAVTFNFATGATRRPVIPEPVPSPSPTATPSPTPTPTPTPTPTPTPSPSPSPTGSPTPTPSPTPVTPSAVVGLSPGILAYVNYTGAVDRPVVARTAVGSLNRMPQLPIELSGVTVSIGGAAAGIKSVSQRQLLIVVPEGLQSSTSGTEHPLVVNNNGVIYRGTVVLVTAQPDIFSFDNIGPGGRANVRNVTNRVHTFEPFGVRTVQIRGGKLVASRLRIYLTGTSGASQSLLNIRIGFNPQTAATILTNAVPAEPGVQQIDFTVPPELAGRADQVVTVSVVDLNGNIFTSRLADTAPRISFY; from the coding sequence GTGAAACTTCGCGTCATTCTTGGCATTTTAAGCCTCTCATTTTTTGCCTTTTACTCTGCGGTCTCGGGGCAGGTAGATTCGGTCATTGGCCAGTTCACGAACTCGTTTGCCGAATCCTTTGCGGGAGGGATCAGTGGCAATGGACGGTTCATCGTGTTCGAATCACGAGGCAATCTTGCGACGGTAGATCCGCGGAATGCTGATGGTAACCGCGAGATCTTTCTTTACGATTATGCCCAAAGGCAGATATTTCAGATCACAGACACAAAGAGCGTTCTTTTCAATCCGGATCTGATACCGTCTTTCAACAATACCAGGGTTGAGATTGTCAACACGCGTCCGGTTATCAGCAACGACGGACGATGGATCGCATTCAGCTCAAATGCGACGACATCGACCCCGGCCGAGCCGAATGCGACAAATCCCGGTAGCTTTGATGGCAATTCGTTCACAACCCCGACGGCTACGCCGTCCCCAACACCTACGCCGACCGCTTCACCTTCGCCGACACCAACGCCAGCGTTCAATCCACTTCAGGAGGACGGCAATCTCGAGATATGGCTTTACGAGATACCGGCCTACTTGCCGGCGAATCTACGCACCGGCGAAGAGATACCGTTTGTCGACCTTTCCACCGGAACGTTTACGCCAGTCACAAATACCGATCCGAGCAGATTACCTATCGCTGGCACGAACACGACCGGGCCATTCGTCGCTGACGATAATCACGATCCAAGTATCAGCGACAACGGCTCGATCGTTGCGTTTGTTTCCACCCGTGATCTTGTCGCCGGCAGAAACAGCTTTCCGGACGACGACAATGACGAAATATTCACCTACTCTCGGTCGGGCGGAGGGAGCTCGAACGTTAGTGGGATAAAGACCAAGGAGGGTGGGAGCCCGGTATGCGTAGCGGGCGTTGGCGGCACAATTTGTCAGATAACCGAAACGCCAAGAGGGCCGATATTCGATCCGATATACAACAAGAATGTGACCATCTCCGGCGATGGCGCGCGCTTAGTTTTCGCCAGCACCGGTGACAATCCGATCATTGGGATGACCGGCGGGACCAATCCTTCAACTAGCCGTAATGAGGAGATCTTTGTCTCTGACCTGGCTCCTGCGGGTGGCCCGGGAACGCTTAAACGGCAAGTCACTACAACGACGCCGACGAATCCGGGTGACGTTGTAAATATTCTCGACCTCGGACGGCGAATGAGCCGGGACGGCAATTTCGTCGTTTTTGATTCGTACGCGGATCTTGCGAATGAACACAGCGGGACGAACCAAACCGCTTTTGCGTCATTTCTTTACGGTGTTGCGGAGGATGAATTCCGTCGTATCCTTCCTCGGAGCTCGGCAGACAGCGAAGCCTTCGGGGGCGATGTGCAGCGGTACGGCGGATTCTCGGATTATGGAACTGATGGGACAGCTCAAACGCTTGTCTTGCAGACCAGAATGAACATCAAACCGGATGGGACGATTCCTACCAATGCGGATGAGGGGCTAAATCCCGTAGACGACCGCCCAGTTCAGATCTATCGCTACCCGATCAATATTCCGGCAACTGACGCCATTTTCACCCGGATGAGCAAGTTCCCGATTTCCGTTTCATTCCTTGCCTCGACGCAGCCGATACCGAGCAATACTTCGGATCGGATAGCGTTCAATCTTGCGCTTACAGAATTGGGGGGCGGCAACGTTGACGGAAATTCCGAGGTCTATTACCTTTATCTTCCTGAAAAGGTTGGGGAAAGCGCGGTGACCTTCAACTTTGCGACCGGGGCGACCCGACGCCCGGTTATACCCGAACCGGTTCCTTCGCCGAGTCCAACGGCAACGCCGAGCCCGACTCCGACTCCGACGCCAACACCAACCCCGACGCCAACACCGTCGCCGAGTCCGAGCCCAACGGGAAGCCCGACGCCGACTCCGAGTCCAACACCGGTTACACCCAGTGCGGTCGTGGGACTGTCCCCGGGGATCCTCGCATACGTTAATTATACCGGGGCGGTGGATCGCCCAGTGGTGGCACGCACAGCCGTAGGTTCTCTAAACCGGATGCCGCAGTTACCGATCGAGTTGAGCGGTGTAACAGTATCCATTGGAGGTGCGGCGGCGGGGATCAAGTCCGTGAGTCAACGGCAACTCTTGATCGTTGTACCGGAAGGACTCCAGTCCTCGACCTCCGGCACCGAGCACCCGCTCGTAGTAAACAATAACGGTGTCATTTACCGTGGTACCGTAGTTCTGGTCACCGCGCAGCCGGACATATTCTCATTCGACAATATTGGCCCCGGAGGGCGGGCGAATGTTCGGAACGTAACGAACCGAGTTCACACATTTGAACCGTTCGGAGTGCGGACGGTGCAGATCCGCGGTGGAAAACTGGTCGCATCCAGGCTCAGGATCTATTTGACCGGAACATCGGGTGCTTCGCAGTCGCTGCTGAACATCCGTATCGGGTTTAATCCGCAAACGGCCGCAACGATCCTAACCAACGCCGTCCCGGCAGAACCCGGGGTTCAGCAGATCGACTTTACGGTTCCGCCGGAACTTGCCGGCAGAGCAGACCAAGTCGTTACTGTCAGCGTCGTTGATCTGAATGGGAACATCTTCACCTCCCGGCTTGCGGATACGGCTCCGCGGATCAGCTTCTATTGA
- the lpxD gene encoding UDP-3-O-(3-hydroxymyristoyl)glucosamine N-acyltransferase has product MKTREIAEIIGGKLFGNDETEITVAADISAAGPGRIAFVKSDSAGIETTASCVIAPEGTETILGVECVIAVRDPKLAFARIAALLHPPKVRPPEIHPTAVIADNAEIGESVFIGAFCTVGERSSLGSGTQLRAGAKIGDGVTLGEECVIHPNVFIEDGSTLGDRVILHAGVVVGADGFGYVRGEGGDYEKFPQIGTVVIEDDVEIGANTCIDRGALGETRIGAGTKIDNLVQVGHNVQIGKRCVIAAQTGISGSVTIEDDCVIGGQVGFGDHARVQSGAVIGSQAGVLPGKIVRPGVWWGTPIQPLDEYKRQNAHVKGLERLKKEIRDLKKKLEKIKEGNEDQ; this is encoded by the coding sequence ATGAAAACACGTGAGATCGCGGAGATCATCGGCGGAAAGCTTTTTGGCAACGACGAGACGGAGATCACGGTTGCTGCTGACATTTCGGCGGCCGGGCCTGGTCGAATTGCTTTTGTAAAAAGCGATTCGGCCGGTATTGAAACAACGGCGAGCTGCGTGATCGCACCCGAAGGCACCGAGACGATTTTGGGCGTCGAATGCGTGATCGCCGTCCGCGACCCGAAACTCGCATTTGCCCGGATCGCGGCGTTGCTCCATCCGCCGAAAGTGCGTCCGCCCGAAATTCATCCGACGGCGGTCATCGCCGATAACGCCGAAATCGGCGAAAGCGTTTTTATCGGAGCATTTTGCACCGTCGGCGAGCGAAGTTCGCTCGGAAGCGGAACACAGCTCCGTGCGGGAGCAAAGATCGGAGATGGCGTTACCCTTGGTGAAGAATGCGTCATTCACCCGAACGTCTTCATCGAAGACGGCTCAACCCTGGGTGATCGCGTCATTCTCCACGCCGGCGTCGTCGTTGGAGCAGATGGTTTCGGTTATGTCCGTGGCGAAGGCGGTGACTACGAAAAATTCCCGCAGATCGGCACCGTGGTGATTGAGGACGACGTCGAGATCGGAGCGAATACGTGTATTGATCGGGGAGCCCTTGGCGAAACCCGAATCGGCGCGGGTACAAAGATCGATAACCTCGTCCAGGTTGGGCACAATGTGCAGATCGGTAAACGCTGCGTCATCGCCGCCCAAACCGGCATTTCAGGCAGCGTCACGATCGAGGACGATTGCGTCATCGGCGGCCAGGTCGGCTTTGGCGACCATGCCCGCGTGCAGAGCGGGGCGGTCATCGGATCGCAGGCCGGCGTGCTGCCGGGTAAGATCGTCCGGCCCGGCGTTTGGTGGGGAACACCTATCCAGCCGCTCGACGAATACAAGCGCCAAAACGCCCATGTAAAAGGGCTTGAACGATTAAAGAAAGAGATACGAGACCTAAAGAAGAAACTCGAGAAAATAAAGGAAGGAAACGAAGATCAATGA
- a CDS encoding tetratricopeptide repeat protein, giving the protein MRSILIIAAAALLAAAAIGQTPQAPKKAQPCADTDYDCLIKLYAKAVKDKPKDAENHYNLGLAHQLKGQFKEAVAAYDNYLGAKMTGQANLADGYNNRAIANHKLGKNEASLADYAKAIELNPSSARFFTNRGNLYTDLKRFDEAVADYSKAITFDQAYVSAYAGRAIVYGSKEEFARAIDDLTKVIELDPTDVTTFYNRGVYYSQKQDYKMAKEDFSKYIDSNPANKMMLADCLLNRAITNYMLNDDAGAVADLTKALDANPKLVNAYVARSRIYRDQNKIQLAEADEKKVAELQGKP; this is encoded by the coding sequence ATGAGATCAATTTTGATTATTGCGGCCGCAGCTTTGCTAGCCGCAGCGGCAATTGGCCAAACACCTCAGGCTCCGAAAAAGGCTCAGCCCTGTGCCGATACGGATTACGACTGCCTGATCAAGCTTTACGCCAAAGCGGTCAAAGACAAACCAAAAGACGCCGAAAACCACTATAACCTTGGTCTTGCTCATCAGCTCAAGGGCCAGTTCAAAGAGGCCGTTGCTGCATATGACAACTATCTTGGTGCAAAGATGACCGGTCAGGCGAACCTCGCCGATGGCTACAACAATCGAGCGATCGCGAACCATAAGCTCGGGAAAAACGAGGCATCGCTGGCCGATTATGCAAAGGCGATCGAACTGAATCCGTCGAGTGCTCGGTTCTTCACAAATCGCGGCAATCTCTACACTGACCTAAAGCGGTTCGATGAAGCGGTCGCCGACTATTCGAAAGCCATAACCTTCGATCAAGCATACGTATCGGCCTATGCAGGACGGGCGATCGTCTATGGATCAAAGGAGGAATTCGCAAGGGCGATCGATGACCTCACCAAGGTAATCGAACTCGATCCGACTGACGTCACTACTTTCTACAATCGCGGTGTGTATTATTCGCAGAAGCAGGATTATAAAATGGCGAAGGAGGATTTTTCGAAGTATATTGACTCGAACCCGGCCAATAAAATGATGCTCGCGGATTGCCTTTTGAACCGGGCGATCACGAATTACATGCTGAACGATGATGCCGGTGCGGTTGCAGACCTAACAAAGGCACTCGACGCGAACCCGAAACTGGTGAACGCATATGTCGCCCGCTCGCGCATCTACCGAGACCAGAATAAGATCCAACTTGCCGAGGCGGATGAAAAAAAGGTCGCTGAACTTCAGGGTAAGCCCTAG
- a CDS encoding branched-chain amino acid transaminase: MKIAGKVWKNGELIDWDDARIHVMSHVVNYGSSVFEGIRCYNTTKGSAVFRLTEHMQRLLNSAKIYRMEQKFGRQELCDATTELIRTSGLEECYIRPVIIRGLDEEKPAFGVNPFPNPVDAYIAAWEWGKYLGEEALENGIDVCVSSWTRITSNSMPSMAKAGANYMNSQLIKMEALLGGFAEGIALDDRGYVSEGSGENLFIVNGGKLITPPLGASILPGITRDSVIQIARELGIEVVETTIQRAALYLADELFFTGTAAEITPIRSVDRITVGAGKRGEITAKLQEEFFKVIMAERPAPNNAEWLTFVHDTGEKKTASAN, from the coding sequence ATGAAGATCGCAGGAAAGGTTTGGAAGAATGGTGAGCTCATCGATTGGGACGACGCCCGCATCCATGTGATGTCCCATGTGGTCAATTACGGTTCGAGTGTGTTCGAGGGCATTCGCTGTTACAACACCACCAAGGGCTCGGCGGTGTTTCGTCTTACAGAGCACATGCAACGTCTGCTAAACTCCGCAAAGATCTATCGTATGGAACAGAAGTTCGGCCGCCAAGAACTTTGCGACGCGACGACCGAGCTCATCCGGACCAGCGGACTCGAAGAATGCTACATCCGTCCTGTCATCATCCGGGGCCTTGATGAGGAAAAGCCGGCATTTGGCGTAAACCCCTTCCCGAATCCTGTCGACGCTTATATTGCGGCGTGGGAGTGGGGCAAGTATCTCGGTGAAGAGGCTCTTGAGAACGGCATTGACGTTTGCGTATCGAGCTGGACCCGCATCACCTCTAACTCGATGCCCTCTATGGCAAAGGCCGGTGCGAATTACATGAATTCGCAGCTCATCAAGATGGAGGCCTTGCTTGGCGGCTTCGCTGAAGGGATTGCCCTCGATGACCGCGGCTACGTATCTGAAGGTTCGGGCGAGAATCTATTCATCGTTAACGGTGGCAAGCTGATCACGCCTCCGCTCGGGGCCTCGATCCTTCCCGGAATCACCCGTGATTCGGTCATTCAGATTGCCCGCGAACTCGGTATCGAGGTCGTCGAAACGACCATCCAACGTGCCGCACTTTATCTCGCCGATGAACTTTTCTTTACCGGCACCGCGGCAGAGATCACGCCGATCCGTTCGGTCGACCGCATCACCGTCGGCGCCGGCAAACGCGGCGAGATCACGGCCAAGCTTCAGGAAGAGTTTTTCAAGGTGATCATGGCCGAACGCCCGGCTCCTAATAATGCCGAGTGGCTCACATTCGTTCACGACACCGGTGAAAAAAAAACAGCATCGGCTAACTGA
- a CDS encoding fused MFS/spermidine synthase, translating into MPSVRPVLLETVVFLSGALVMTYEIVGARIVAPYLGSSTYIWTSLIGVILGALSLGYWLGGRMADKRPQLGVLSAAVFAAGGLVSLTILVKSVFLGSIAQSPLPLEILAVITSLTLFAPASVALGFVIPYATKLRLGSLDDTGRTVGRLYALSTLGSILGTFAAGFFLTPFVGSTRTLYLVAGALFALAFLISPVIAERKNIGAIVLFVVAIGGSELEAAYLRSQGVAEIDSEYNRIRVFETTDSRTGMRMTAMVIDPFAIQSAKFLESDELVLEYTKFFRLIRHYRPEHRTALMIGGAGYSFPQELLHEFPEAAVDVVEIDPAMTEAAETHFGLKPDPRLRIFHEDGRIFINRAAAKSYDAVFIDAFGTLFSVPFHLTTIEAVREIERVLSDDGAVIVNIGSALEGPADGFLASTLATYRSVFPFVDVFKVDGDIEGSKVQNFILVARKSEPAFPAEPHPQVTPLLTNKIDPARVRAGQVLTDELAPVELFASRAARYR; encoded by the coding sequence ATGCCAAGTGTTCGGCCCGTTTTGCTCGAGACGGTGGTATTTCTCAGCGGAGCTCTGGTGATGACGTACGAGATAGTCGGTGCCCGCATCGTCGCTCCCTATCTCGGTTCATCGACCTACATCTGGACGAGCCTGATCGGCGTTATTCTCGGGGCGTTGAGCCTGGGCTATTGGCTCGGCGGGCGGATGGCGGATAAACGTCCGCAACTCGGCGTTCTATCGGCCGCCGTCTTTGCCGCGGGCGGGCTTGTTTCGCTAACGATTTTGGTCAAAAGTGTTTTCCTCGGCTCTATCGCCCAGTCGCCGCTTCCGCTAGAGATTCTCGCCGTTATCACGTCGCTCACGCTTTTCGCACCGGCGAGCGTCGCTCTCGGCTTTGTCATCCCTTACGCCACAAAGCTGCGTCTCGGCTCGCTCGATGACACGGGCCGGACCGTCGGACGGCTGTACGCTCTTTCAACGCTCGGCAGTATCCTCGGCACCTTTGCCGCCGGTTTTTTTCTTACTCCTTTCGTCGGTTCGACGCGGACTCTTTATCTCGTGGCCGGTGCCCTCTTCGCACTCGCCTTTCTGATCTCGCCGGTGATCGCCGAGCGAAAGAACATCGGCGCTATCGTTTTGTTCGTCGTTGCCATCGGCGGGTCAGAACTTGAAGCCGCTTATCTCCGCTCGCAGGGCGTCGCCGAGATCGACAGCGAATACAACCGGATCCGCGTCTTTGAAACGACCGACAGCCGAACCGGAATGCGGATGACCGCGATGGTCATCGACCCCTTCGCGATCCAATCCGCAAAGTTTCTCGAAAGCGACGAACTTGTCCTTGAATACACAAAGTTCTTTCGGCTCATCCGCCACTATCGGCCGGAGCACCGGACGGCGCTGATGATCGGCGGTGCGGGATATTCCTTTCCGCAGGAACTGCTCCATGAATTCCCGGAAGCCGCCGTTGATGTGGTCGAGATCGATCCCGCGATGACCGAAGCCGCCGAAACGCATTTCGGCTTGAAGCCCGATCCGCGGCTTCGCATCTTTCACGAAGACGGCCGCATTTTCATCAACCGTGCTGCAGCGAAAAGCTATGACGCGGTCTTTATCGATGCTTTCGGAACGCTGTTCTCTGTACCGTTTCACCTGACTACCATCGAGGCCGTTCGCGAGATCGAACGAGTGCTTTCTGATGACGGCGCGGTGATCGTCAACATCGGCTCGGCTCTCGAAGGCCCGGCAGATGGCTTCCTTGCCTCAACGCTCGCGACCTATCGCTCGGTGTTTCCGTTTGTTGACGTATTCAAAGTGGATGGTGACATCGAGGGTAGTAAGGTGCAGAACTTCATTCTCGTCGCCCGCAAGAGCGAGCCCGCTTTTCCCGCCGAGCCGCACCCGCAGGTCACGCCGCTGCTTACAAACAAGATCGATCCCGCCCGCGTTCGTGCAGGCCAGGTGTTGACAGATGAACTCGCTCCGGTCGAGCTCTTCGCCTCGCGGGCGGCCCGTTACCGTTAG